The genomic segment ATCTGCCTCATCCGAAGCATtatcgtcgtcgagcaccATCACGCATTCGCCCAAATCAGTGCCTCTCAAAGTAGCTGAACCGCCCTCAACTTCGCCAGGTTCCCCACCACATTCAGCTCAGGGTGAATCAGAATCAGAGCTCTCCAATGGAAATGACAATGTCTGGGAGCTTCGTATGCGTCGACGTCATCAACGGGACTTGTACCCCAGGCATCATTCTGACTCCTCTTCGACCCAGCATACAAATCCTACGTCAAAAAAATGCTCGCATTCTCAAACCTCGAATGCCTCTTCTGTGCAAAATGATTCTGAACTAGCCCTTGATGATATTGCTAATGACGCATGGCTCCAACGTATCCACATGCTCAACGGTGGTAAAAGTGCCCCGCTATTTGTCAAGCATTTGACTTCAACGCCTGACAAACCCAGTTTGTCTTCTTCTACTGGGGATGTATCCGAATCACATGAATCAGATAACGTTACATCCCATGCCATGTCTTCCTCTGCCCCGGACACTACCATGACGAACGGCTGGTCTCAGTCATGGCTATACCAAGCTGGTCCCCAACCTGTGTTCTTAATGACTCCCTATGGACTGCTTCCGTCTAATGCAACGACTCCTGCCACCTATGCTGATGGTTCCTTCTCACCCCATCGCTCCATGGATTCTTACCAACATCATATGCGCCATGATGCTCCATTTCCAATGGGCTATCCACGGATGGTTCCAATGCAGGATAAGTTGGAGGGAAGTGTGTGGTCTCGACGTGGCCGCGCTGGTCGTGGCCGTGGATCGTCCAGAGCTTCAGTCATCACACATGGAATGCAAAATGGCGCTGTAGCCATGCAGCCTGCACAAAGACCTGAAGGGCCGGCATCTTTGCCTGATGGCTACCCTCATCAATTAGTTAAGACAAAACAAGACGAATTCTATGATAAGAGTCATGCTGATTCTCATCAACATCACATTAATAACGAGTCGAATACCGCATCATCTACGTCCTATTCAGGTCACGCTCCAAATGCTCAAAACGAGAAAGCATTTCTTTCAAGCTATGGACCCTATGCGGCACCCTACATGAACCAACCCGGTGCCCCTGCAGCTCCATATTCCATGCCAGTGCTAACTTATGTGGCGATGGATCCAAATGCGTCGTCCCCAGTGCCAACGCCTGTCTTTCCCTATTATGTACCTGCAGCTACGCCTCCTACCGATGCTTCTGTCCTTTCAGAGCATCTTCGAGCACAAGTTGAATTCTACTTTTCCGATGCGAATTTGGCGTCAGACTTCTTTCTTCGCCAGAAAATGGATGACCAGGGATTTGTGGCATTGGAAACAATTCTTGGGTTCAAGCGTCTCCGCTCCATGTTTAAAAATGCTGTGTCGAATGCATCCACGGATGAGCCTCAAAGTATACCGGAGGAAGGTCAAAAAGAAACGCTGCGTTCTGCTTTAGCGCAAAGTCAGGTGCTTGAACTAAACCACGATCACACGAAAGTTCGCCGGCAGAATGGCTGGCAATCATACCTGCTGCCTCCAAATTAAAACGCATCTAAGGTGTCCAACCTTCATGCTCTAGCTCATCGAGCAAACGGTCCAGCTCTGCTTGAACCCACTGTATTTTTTTGTTCAACATGCTGGCTTGGGCATCTCGATAGGTTCGAATGACGTACAGCACGCTTTCACGAACAAAATCTGATTCATTTTTAAACGGCACGGCATCCTCAACTTCCCGCTGCGTAAGACGAAATGCTTTTCGACGTTG from the Malassezia restricta chromosome II, complete sequence genome contains:
- a CDS encoding La domain protein — its product is MTTSPWTTKSGTRSGPTVSYAQRLRQANAAADFTANERDQSKSKKISVNESSPASASSEALSSSSTITHSPKSVPLKVAEPPSTSPGSPPHSAQGESESELSNGNDNVWELRMRRRHQRDLYPRHHSDSSSTQHTNPTSKKCSHSQTSNASSVQNDSELALDDIANDAWLQRIHMLNGGKSAPLFVKHLTSTPDKPSLSSSTGDVSESHESDNVTSHAMSSSAPDTTMTNGWSQSWLYQAGPQPVFLMTPYGLLPSNATTPATYADGSFSPHRSMDSYQHHMRHDAPFPMGYPRMVPMQDKLEGSVWSRRGRAGRGRGSSRASVITHGMQNGAVAMQPAQRPEGPASLPDGYPHQLVKTKQDEFYDKSHADSHQHHINNESNTASSTSYSGHAPNAQNEKAFLSSYGPYAAPYMNQPGAPAAPYSMPVLTYVAMDPNASSPVPTPVFPYYVPAATPPTDASVLSEHLRAQVEFYFSDANLASDFFLRQKMDDQGFVALETILGFKRLRSMFKNAVSNASTDEPQSIPEEGQKETLRSALAQSQVLELNHDHTKVRRQNGWQSYLLPPN